A genome region from Thermococcus onnurineus NA1 includes the following:
- a CDS encoding PadR family transcriptional regulator translates to MLGNKKERALKKLLKDLRSGLYSYLVLSLLEKRGEMHGYVIRKELEKLSSGRLVPSEGTLYDLLKSLKKYGLVEDFWAEVGGRPRKYYRLTDLGREVLTELRGEIKEIRAILERVEGFEWSG, encoded by the coding sequence TTGCTTGGTAACAAAAAGGAGAGGGCACTCAAAAAGCTTCTCAAGGACCTACGCTCCGGTCTTTACTCCTATTTAGTCCTTTCTCTCTTAGAAAAGAGAGGAGAGATGCACGGATATGTGATAAGGAAGGAGCTTGAGAAGCTGAGCAGTGGAAGGCTTGTTCCGAGCGAGGGAACTCTCTACGACCTCCTCAAGAGCCTGAAGAAGTACGGGCTCGTTGAGGACTTCTGGGCCGAGGTCGGCGGAAGGCCGAGGAAGTATTACAGACTTACGGATCTTGGAAGGGAAGTTCTAACCGAGCTGAGGGGTGAAATAAAGGAGATACGTGCAATTCTTGAGCGTGTGGAGGGATTTGAATGGAGTGGGTAG
- a CDS encoding YhfC family glutamic-type intramembrane protease, with protein MYLLPFPIMGGLFAWATIYFLGFKRTKWSEFIFGLAIFFIAIIVQNPIQQLPLLALGIHSNADVIAKGAAFTIAASLWLGFVAGLVQEGTKYLLVKGKNLRTALFVGLGFGVTEAFFVGIIAAVAAIASEIPLDVPVSAALLSLVERYFAVLFHVGTTVFLAHAYREGFGKKGLIAIVGLHTIVDSMAAYYQLRGSETFMYATEAIFAVIALALMYYIIPRVEVEKPEEEKVIW; from the coding sequence ATGTACCTCCTCCCGTTCCCAATAATGGGAGGTTTGTTCGCCTGGGCCACGATATACTTTCTGGGCTTCAAAAGGACGAAGTGGTCGGAGTTCATATTCGGGCTGGCGATATTCTTCATTGCGATAATCGTCCAAAATCCAATCCAGCAGCTGCCCCTGCTGGCTCTGGGAATACACTCGAACGCAGATGTCATAGCCAAGGGAGCGGCCTTTACCATAGCGGCCTCGCTGTGGCTGGGTTTTGTTGCCGGCCTCGTCCAGGAGGGCACCAAATATCTTCTCGTTAAAGGAAAGAACCTGAGGACTGCTCTCTTCGTGGGACTTGGATTTGGCGTCACCGAGGCTTTCTTTGTGGGAATAATTGCCGCCGTTGCCGCGATAGCGAGCGAGATCCCACTGGACGTTCCGGTCAGCGCGGCCCTCCTCTCTCTGGTCGAGCGCTACTTCGCCGTGCTCTTCCATGTAGGGACAACGGTCTTCCTCGCCCACGCATACAGAGAAGGCTTCGGAAAGAAGGGACTGATCGCAATCGTCGGTCTGCATACGATTGTTGATTCAATGGCAGCCTACTACCAGCTGAGGGGGAGCGAGACATTTATGTACGCCACTGAGGCAATCTTTGCCGTAATAGCGCTCGCACTCATGTACTACATAATCCCTAGGGTGGAGGTCGAGAAGCCTGAGGAAGAAAAAGTAATATGGTGA
- a CDS encoding YbjQ family protein produces the protein MEDIIVVTTESVPGYRIVEIKGIARGGIVKATHLGRDITAFFRNIKGGEVKEYTQMMAEAREEALKRMILYAKELGANAVVNVRFATANIGSSVAEVYAYGTAVVVEKE, from the coding sequence ATGGAGGACATCATAGTGGTTACGACCGAAAGCGTGCCCGGATACCGAATAGTTGAGATCAAAGGAATAGCCAGAGGAGGAATAGTCAAGGCCACCCACCTGGGCAGGGACATAACGGCTTTCTTCAGGAACATCAAAGGAGGAGAAGTGAAGGAGTACACCCAGATGATGGCCGAGGCCCGAGAGGAGGCCCTGAAAAGGATGATACTCTACGCCAAGGAGCTCGGAGCCAACGCCGTTGTAAATGTCCGCTTCGCTACTGCGAACATTGGTTCTAGCGTTGCCGAGGTTTACGCCTACGGTACTGCGGTAGTCGTGGAAAAGGAGTGA
- the dph2 gene encoding diphthamide biosynthesis enzyme Dph2, whose product MHEIDEREILKVLGELKAKRVLIQTPEGLKREAQFLADFLEDNGIEAIISGDINYGACDPADREAKALGCDALIHLGHSYMRLNLEVPTIFVPAFAKVDVLPALEKNLDEIKKLGRKIALVTTAQHIHQLEKAKEFLENAGFEVLIGAGDGRVSWHGQVLGCTFTAAKVDADGVLFIGAGYFHPIGVALATKKSTLAVNPYSGDAIWMEKEAERIIRKRWAQIAKAYDAKKFGVVVSTKKGQLRLAEAKKIVELLREHGKYAGLIAMNYISYSALEGFDFDAYVVVACPRVPIDDAENWRKPVLTPPEVEILLGLREDYQFDEILGGKREKDEPLGIALHGVRG is encoded by the coding sequence ATGCACGAGATAGATGAGCGAGAGATATTGAAAGTACTCGGAGAGCTTAAAGCTAAGCGCGTCCTTATCCAGACCCCTGAGGGGCTCAAGCGCGAGGCTCAGTTCCTGGCTGACTTTCTTGAAGATAACGGGATAGAGGCGATAATAAGCGGCGACATCAATTACGGAGCCTGTGATCCGGCTGACAGAGAAGCGAAGGCTCTTGGTTGTGATGCACTGATTCACCTCGGACACAGCTACATGAGGCTTAACCTTGAGGTTCCCACTATATTTGTTCCAGCTTTCGCCAAAGTTGACGTTCTTCCTGCGCTGGAGAAGAATCTGGACGAGATTAAAAAGCTCGGGAGGAAGATAGCGCTCGTTACAACCGCCCAGCATATACACCAGCTGGAAAAGGCCAAGGAGTTCCTTGAAAATGCCGGCTTTGAAGTCCTTATAGGTGCGGGCGACGGAAGGGTAAGCTGGCACGGCCAGGTTCTCGGCTGCACATTCACCGCCGCCAAAGTTGACGCCGATGGGGTGCTTTTCATTGGAGCTGGGTATTTCCATCCGATAGGAGTTGCCTTGGCAACGAAGAAGTCCACTCTGGCAGTGAATCCCTACAGTGGCGACGCGATATGGATGGAGAAAGAGGCTGAGCGGATTATTCGGAAGAGATGGGCCCAGATAGCGAAAGCCTATGATGCCAAAAAGTTTGGTGTCGTTGTAAGCACCAAGAAAGGCCAGCTCCGCTTGGCTGAAGCCAAAAAGATTGTAGAACTCCTGCGTGAGCATGGCAAATACGCCGGGCTAATAGCTATGAACTACATAAGCTACTCTGCGCTGGAGGGTTTTGACTTCGATGCCTATGTAGTCGTTGCCTGCCCGAGGGTGCCCATAGACGACGCCGAAAACTGGAGAAAGCCAGTTCTAACGCCTCCAGAGGTTGAGATTCTCCTAGGTCTTCGCGAGGACTACCAATTCGATGAAATCCTTGGCGGGAAGCGCGAGAAGGACGAGCCGCTCGGCATAGCCCTCCACGGGGTGAGAGGGTGA
- a CDS encoding METTL5 family protein: protein MKKKHLAMILSKLKGFPEPKPELEQYRTPGDVAAELLWLAHSLGDIGGKVIADLGAGTGVLSAGACLMGAERVYAVEIDEEALRVARENIESLGIEDCVEFVNSDVLDFSARVDTVIMNPPFGSQVKHADRPFLMRAFGISDVVYSIHLAKPEVRRFIETFVRDAGFSITHRITLTFEIPAQFFFHRKKLERILVDIYRFGRT, encoded by the coding sequence GTGAAAAAGAAGCACCTTGCGATGATACTTTCAAAGCTGAAGGGCTTCCCCGAGCCGAAGCCCGAACTTGAACAGTACAGGACCCCTGGCGATGTCGCGGCAGAACTGCTTTGGCTGGCTCACTCTCTCGGAGACATTGGGGGAAAAGTTATAGCGGATTTAGGTGCCGGAACGGGAGTTCTGAGTGCCGGCGCATGCCTGATGGGGGCTGAAAGGGTCTACGCCGTTGAAATCGATGAGGAGGCTTTAAGGGTCGCCAGAGAAAACATTGAATCTCTCGGTATCGAGGACTGCGTTGAGTTTGTGAACTCTGACGTCTTAGATTTCTCCGCTCGGGTTGATACCGTGATAATGAACCCTCCCTTTGGCAGCCAGGTGAAGCATGCCGACAGACCCTTTCTTATGAGGGCCTTTGGGATAAGTGACGTTGTCTATTCCATTCACCTCGCGAAGCCTGAGGTGAGAAGGTTCATTGAAACGTTCGTTAGAGATGCTGGTTTTTCAATAACTCATAGAATAACCCTCACCTTTGAAATTCCTGCCCAGTTCTTCTTCCATAGAAAGAAACTGGAAAGGATTTTGGTAGATATTTATAGGTTTGGAAGAACTTGA
- a CDS encoding HEAT repeat domain-containing protein, which translates to MSENNPISKTELRELVLSWQILDAVSLALEDKRALFLILELAGEDDETTRLRAFVALGEILKRADSDLRMMVLERHLDVFINALSQENEKVTIKALRALGYLVKDVPMGSKTFLKAAKTLVSLLESPDDMMRIETIDVLSKLQPLEDSKLVRTYINELVVSPDLYTKVAGFCLFLNMLNSSADSGHLTLILDEIPSLLQNDNEFIVELALDVLEKALSFPLLENVKIELLKISRIVDGLVYREGAPIIRLKAKKVSDLIDSVIST; encoded by the coding sequence ATGTCCGAGAATAACCCCATATCAAAGACTGAGCTTAGGGAGTTAGTGCTTTCGTGGCAGATATTGGACGCAGTTAGTCTAGCCTTAGAGGATAAGCGGGCACTTTTTCTGATTCTGGAGCTTGCAGGAGAAGATGATGAAACCACACGCCTTAGAGCTTTCGTAGCTTTAGGTGAGATTCTCAAAAGGGCCGACAGTGATCTTAGGATGATGGTTCTGGAAAGACACTTGGATGTGTTTATCAATGCACTATCCCAAGAGAACGAAAAGGTTACTATCAAGGCCCTTCGTGCCCTGGGATATCTAGTTAAAGACGTCCCCATGGGATCAAAAACGTTTCTGAAGGCGGCGAAGACTCTGGTTAGCTTGTTAGAAAGCCCGGACGACATGATGAGGATAGAGACCATCGATGTCCTTTCAAAGTTACAGCCCTTAGAAGATTCGAAATTGGTGAGGACATACATAAACGAACTTGTGGTTTCCCCTGATCTCTACACAAAGGTGGCGGGGTTTTGTCTGTTCCTCAACATGCTGAATTCGTCCGCTGATAGTGGCCATTTGACACTTATACTTGATGAGATTCCTTCTCTTCTCCAGAACGACAACGAGTTTATTGTGGAACTAGCTTTGGACGTGCTTGAAAAAGCTTTGAGTTTTCCTCTTCTAGAAAACGTGAAAATCGAACTCTTGAAGATTTCCCGGATTGTGGATGGTTTGGTTTACCGGGAAGGAGCACCCATAATACGACTGAAGGCCAAAAAGGTTTCTGATCTGATTGATTCTGTGATTTCCACTTGA
- a CDS encoding RsmB/NOP family class I SAM-dependent RNA methyltransferase, which translates to MGKLKLSDRQLYAIIEAVKLGEELKPSQQAKRKAFAKYKIEGWENSKLTGIFYSIQRRLGLIDEIIEELIGVSPLILDPWLRATLRVAIEVAIFRDPSERTRQHLKGLAQFLSKKTHPFVGYYYYDLLPRILEYVPKLDTEEKRLKWDYLFPEWFIKRMKELIGDEAEELLKALNETLPMSMRVNLLKTSVDEVEDYLKSKNVRFERSERVGTVLRILDSFNPEWLFNKGWTIPQEEAAAVASLVLAPEPGETVVDLAAAPGGKTAHMAELMNNTGKIYAFDIDSARIKRMKEVLRRAGVEIAETIKADGRKAPEILGEKIADRVLLDAPCTSDGTIVKNPELRWRLREKNIPKVVQLQKELIESAWKLLKPGGRLLYSTCSMLPEENEGVVEWFLTRHEDAELIPLNGPYDGGFLSGTMRAWPHRHRTIGFFYALIEKKGD; encoded by the coding sequence GTGGGAAAGCTTAAGCTGAGTGACAGGCAGCTCTATGCTATCATTGAAGCTGTTAAGCTTGGTGAGGAGCTTAAGCCGAGTCAGCAGGCTAAGAGAAAGGCCTTCGCCAAGTATAAGATTGAAGGCTGGGAAAATTCTAAGCTAACGGGTATATTCTACTCCATTCAGCGTAGACTTGGTTTGATAGATGAGATAATAGAAGAACTAATTGGCGTTTCTCCACTCATCCTTGACCCCTGGCTGAGGGCTACGCTGAGGGTTGCCATTGAGGTGGCGATCTTTAGGGATCCAAGCGAGAGAACGAGGCAACATCTTAAGGGGCTCGCCCAGTTTCTATCGAAGAAAACGCACCCCTTTGTGGGCTATTACTACTACGACCTTCTCCCGAGGATTCTTGAGTACGTTCCAAAGCTCGATACCGAAGAGAAGCGCCTGAAGTGGGACTACCTTTTTCCCGAGTGGTTCATAAAAAGAATGAAAGAACTCATTGGAGACGAGGCGGAGGAGCTTCTCAAGGCCCTCAACGAGACCCTGCCTATGAGCATGAGGGTTAACCTGCTGAAGACGAGCGTTGACGAGGTCGAGGATTATCTAAAAAGCAAAAATGTCCGCTTTGAGAGGAGTGAGCGCGTTGGAACAGTTTTGAGAATCCTCGACTCCTTCAACCCTGAGTGGCTCTTCAACAAGGGCTGGACAATTCCCCAGGAGGAAGCGGCGGCGGTTGCCTCACTAGTTTTGGCTCCAGAACCCGGCGAAACCGTCGTTGATCTGGCTGCCGCCCCGGGTGGAAAGACCGCACACATGGCAGAGCTGATGAACAATACTGGCAAAATCTACGCTTTCGACATTGACTCGGCGAGGATAAAACGCATGAAAGAAGTTCTCAGGAGAGCTGGAGTTGAGATAGCCGAGACTATAAAGGCCGACGGCAGAAAAGCCCCAGAAATCCTCGGGGAGAAGATAGCTGATAGAGTCCTTCTTGATGCACCGTGCACGAGCGACGGGACTATAGTCAAAAATCCAGAGCTCCGATGGCGCCTGCGCGAGAAGAATATTCCAAAGGTCGTTCAGCTTCAGAAAGAGCTCATTGAGAGTGCCTGGAAGCTTTTGAAGCCCGGAGGGAGGCTGCTTTATTCAACTTGCTCGATGCTGCCAGAAGAAAACGAGGGGGTTGTGGAGTGGTTCCTGACGAGGCATGAGGATGCTGAACTGATACCACTAAACGGCCCTTACGATGGAGGATTTCTGTCCGGAACGATGAGGGCGTGGCCTCACAGGCATAGGACGATAGGCTTCTTCTACGCGCTGATAGAAAAGAAAGGGGATTAG
- a CDS encoding mechanosensitive ion channel family protein yields MANVTGNTTTNSPRGVGSLIPIEISLWTGIEAILIVIGMIILGRILRKLIIRKSKETTLTWIINEDTADIVFRMFVLGGMIWALYVIGVMNYQIGSTSVGNIAFAVGFFYFAYLIAKKSKDYLIMSAGKKPSSDVQVKAKIFYYTFITIAFFLALSFAGISAELSALLAAAGITGIILGFSAQTVVANFISGIFMYFDKPLNIGDQVKIGELEGIVEDIRILSTRIRAWDGTLIRIPNEKLFNSNIINLQRYPARRVEIEIGIAYSADTEKAIEVIKKTLNEMPLVLAEPGPVVFVKELGDSAVVLSIRAWAPSERWFDVRTEAVSRIKKALDEAGIEIPFPQRVNWFANELRVKVDKES; encoded by the coding sequence ATGGCTAACGTGACGGGCAACACGACCACAAATTCACCGAGAGGCGTGGGAAGTCTGATACCTATTGAGATAAGTCTCTGGACGGGCATTGAGGCGATTCTCATCGTAATAGGCATGATAATTCTCGGGAGAATTCTGAGAAAGCTCATAATTCGAAAGTCAAAGGAAACCACTCTCACCTGGATAATCAACGAGGACACCGCTGATATAGTGTTCCGCATGTTCGTGCTCGGAGGCATGATATGGGCGCTCTACGTGATAGGCGTGATGAACTACCAGATAGGATCCACCAGCGTTGGAAACATCGCCTTCGCGGTCGGCTTCTTCTACTTTGCATACCTCATCGCCAAAAAATCCAAGGACTACCTCATAATGAGCGCGGGCAAGAAACCTTCCTCCGACGTTCAGGTAAAGGCGAAGATATTCTACTACACTTTCATCACCATAGCTTTCTTTCTGGCTCTCAGCTTTGCCGGAATAAGTGCTGAGCTGAGCGCCCTTCTGGCAGCGGCAGGAATAACTGGTATCATCCTCGGTTTCTCGGCACAAACCGTCGTTGCAAACTTCATCTCAGGAATCTTCATGTACTTCGACAAGCCACTCAACATAGGTGACCAAGTGAAAATAGGTGAACTCGAGGGCATTGTCGAGGACATAAGGATACTTTCAACGAGAATTCGCGCCTGGGACGGAACGCTCATCAGGATTCCGAACGAGAAGCTCTTCAACAGCAATATCATCAACCTTCAGAGATATCCGGCGAGAAGGGTAGAGATTGAGATCGGCATAGCCTACAGTGCCGATACTGAGAAGGCTATCGAGGTTATAAAAAAGACTCTCAATGAGATGCCCCTCGTTTTAGCCGAGCCAGGGCCGGTCGTGTTCGTAAAGGAACTTGGGGACAGCGCGGTGGTGCTTTCAATCAGAGCCTGGGCGCCGAGCGAGAGATGGTTCGACGTCAGGACTGAGGCCGTATCCAGAATCAAGAAGGCTCTGGACGAGGCGGGAATAGAGATACCGTTCCCGCAGAGAGTGAACTGGTTCGCCAACGAGCTGAGAGTAAAGGTAGATAAGGAGTCCTAA